In a single window of the Poecile atricapillus isolate bPoeAtr1 chromosome 27, bPoeAtr1.hap1, whole genome shotgun sequence genome:
- the LOC131588685 gene encoding feather keratin Cos2-2-like, giving the protein MSCPEKCQQCQPCNPCCQSCGPCPLASSCNECCVRQCQSSHVVIEPPAVLVTLPGPILSSFPQNTAVGSSTSAAVGSILSSDGVPISSGGFDISCITNCYGGSRCCRPC; this is encoded by the coding sequence ATGTCCTGCCCTGAgaagtgccagcagtgccagccctgcaacCCTTGCTGCCAGTCCTGCGGCCCCTGCCcgctggccagcagctgcaatgagtgctgtgtcaggcagtgccagagctcccATGTCGTCATTGAGCCgcctgctgtgctggtgaccctgcccggccccatcctcagctccttcccacagaaCACCGCCGTGGGATCCTCCACCTCCGCTGCCGTTGGCAGCATCCTCAGCTCTGACGGAGTGCCCATCAGCTCCGGGGGCTTTGACATCTCCTGCATCACCAACTGCTACGGTGGCAGCAGATGTTGCCGTCCTTGCTAA
- the LOC131589037 gene encoding feather keratin Cos2-2-like, translating to MSCCKPCDPCCQPCGPCPLASSCNECCVRQCQSSHVVIEPPAVLVTLPGPVLSSFPQNTAVGSSTSAAVGNILSSGGVPISSGGFDISCITNCYGSRCCPPC from the coding sequence ATGTCCTGCTGCAAGCCCTGTGACccttgctgccagccctgtggcccctgcccgctggccagcagctgcaatgagtgctgtgtcaggcagtgccagagctcccATGTCGTCATTGAGCCgcctgctgtgctggtgaccctgcccggccccgtcctcagctccttcccacagaaCACCGCCGTGGGATCCTCCACCTCCGCTGCCGTTGGCAACATCCTCAGCTCTGGCGGAGTGCCCATCAGCTCTGGGGGCTTTGACATCTCCTGCATCACCAACTGCTATGGCAGCAGATGTTGTCCCCCCTGCTAA